Proteins from a genomic interval of Trifolium pratense cultivar HEN17-A07 linkage group LG6, ARS_RC_1.1, whole genome shotgun sequence:
- the LOC123892089 gene encoding zinc finger protein 7-like, producing MTSSSSNNEQKTQSSSNNNEGKNENTSEENLPKSSSNNNEGKNENTSEENLPKISSNNNEVKNENTIEENLPKISSNNNEGKIENSMEEKNADSRLFSCSFCHHKFSTQQALAGHQNAHRAERALEKQRKERYDGVGSSLGHPFNPNFIYPTSFFPPCTYRPLGVRMEAFIRKPPSASPNIGLGALGLTDMLNPSLVSTKNNIEGCSNGVGVQGIGGETTPRIGDDAGHKFVDFLKVGDSSNVASTSNIMDLNLNSNNEEESSNSESESESELDLTLKL from the coding sequence ATGACATCTTCTTCTAGCAACAATGAACAAAAAACCCAAAGCTCTTCAAACAACAATGAAGGGAAAAATGAGAACACAAGTGAAGAGAATTTACCCAAAAGCTCTTCTAACAACAATGAAGGGAAAAATGAGAACACAAGTGAAGAGAATTTACCCAAAATCTCTTCTAACAACAATGAAGTGAAAAATGAGAACACAATTGAAGAGAATTTACCCAAAATCTCTTCTAACAACAATGAAGGGAAAATTGAGAACTCAATGGAAGAGAAGAATGCAGATTCAAGGCTTTTTTCATGCAGCTTTTGCCACCACAAATTTTCAACTCAACAAGCGTTAGCAGGACATCAAAATGCTCATCGGGCAGAACGTGCATTAGAAAAGCAACGGAAAGAAAGGTATGATGGTGTAGGTTCTAGCTTAGGGCATCCATTTAAccctaattttatttatcctACTAGTTTTTTCCCCCCTTGTACCTATAGGCCACTTGGGGTTCGAATGGAAGCATTCATTCGAAAACCACCTAGTGCTAGCCCTAATATTGGTCTTGGTGCTTTGGGTTTGACAGATATGTTAAACCCATCTCTTGTTAGCACAAAAAACAATATTGAGGGTTGTAGTAATGGGGTTGGAGTTCAAGGTATTGGTGGCGAAACTACTCCAAGGATTGGAGATGATGCTGGTCACAAATTTGTTGATTTTCTCAAGGTTGGGGATTCCTCTAATGTTGCTTCAACTTCAAATATTATGGACCTTAATTTGAACTCAAACAATGAAGAAGAATCCTCTAATTCTGAATCTGAATCTGAATCGGAGCTTGATTTAACACTCAAGCTTTAG
- the LOC123891443 gene encoding GRAS family protein RAM1, whose product MINSLCGSSNSHKEKCLQPTSSNHTNIHSKKNTTNSSDDLDQINILTPQSLNLPSLKFDLDGDVEVQSPDSSMWESFFNDHLDINNDFMISSPIRNINPNSPQASTYNNCSNYNNNNNNNYAQGMQIQTFSPPRFGALNSSNNINNQQKGKGLSPLHRVFNSPNNQYMQHVENLSLPAIEEFLEDYQGDVDFSTPKISSSDQCFDMETPISTILDSLSMQNSSSSRYCGSISEESSILHGGNSSQDSDIYHQMGSMASASLSQALQQERYQEKHQKLQAQQQSLTVPIPIGIEQEQDSGLQLVHLLLACAEAVAKEEYMLAKRYLHQLNRVVTPLGDSMQRVASCFTESLSARLAATLTTKTSSNKKSTTPSSSSSSSSSCFSSFPSNPMEVLKIYQIVYQACPYIKFAHFTANQAIFEAFEAEERVHVIDLDILQGYQWPAFMQALAARSGGAPFLRITGVGPCIESVRETGRCLNELAHSLRIPFEFHPVGEQLEDLKPHMFNRRVGEALAVNTVNRLHRVPGNHLGNLLSMIRDQAPNIVTLVEQEASHNGPYFLGRFLEALHYYSAIFDSLDATFPVESAPRAKVEQYIFAPEIRNIVACEGEERIERHERLEKWRKIMEGKGFKGVPLSPNAVTQSRILLGLYSCDGYRLTEDKGCLLLGWQDRAIIAASAWRC is encoded by the exons atgatcAATTCACTTTGTGGAAGCTCAAATTCCCACAAAGAAAAATGTCTTCAGCCCACATCTTCAAATCATACAAATATACACTCAAAGAAAAATACCACAAATTCTAGTGATGATTTAGATCAAATTAATATTCTAACCCCACAAAGCTTAAACCTTCCATCACTCAAATTTGACTTAGATGGTGACGTGGAAGTCCAATCACCAGATAGTTCAATGTGGGAATCATTTTTCAATGACCATTTAGATATTAATAATGACTTTATGATATCTTCACCTATTAGAAATATTAACCCTAACTCACCACAAGCTTCTACTTACAATAATTGTAGTaactataacaataataataataataattatgctCAAGGAATGCAAATTCAAACTTTTTCACCACCTCGTTTTGGAGCAttaaatagtagtaataatattaataatcaaCAAAAAGGGAAAGGACTTAGTCCACTACATAGAGTTTTTAATTCACCAAATAATCAATATATGCAACATGTTGAAAATCTTTCTTTGCCAGCTATTGAAGAGTTCTTAGAAGATTATCAAGGTGATGTTGATTTTTCAACACCAAAAATCTCTTCTTCTGATCAATGTTTTGATATGGAAACTCCAATTTCAACAATTTTGGATAGTTTATCAATGcaaaattcatcatcatcaaggTATTGTGGTTCTATTAGTGAAGAATCTTCTATTTTGCATGGTGGTAATTCTTCTCAAGATAGTGATATTTATCATCAAATGGGATCTATGGCTAGTGCATCACTTTCACAAGCTTTACAACAAGAAAGGTATCAAGAGAAACACCAAAAATTGCAAGCACAACAACAAAGTCTAACAGTTCCTATTCCAATTGGAATTGAACAg gAACAAGACAGTGGACTTCAACTAGTGCACTTGCTTCTAGCTTGTGCTGAAGCAGTAGCAAAAGAAGAATACATGCTAGCAAAAAGGTACCTACATCAGCTCAATAGAGTAGTAACACCACTAGGTGACTCCATGCAACGTGTAGCTTCATGTTTTACAGAATCTCTAAGTGCAAGACTCGCCGCAACCCTAACAACAAAGACATCATCAAACAAAAAGTCAACAACACCATCatcatcctcctcctcctcatcaTCATGTTTCTCTAGCTTCCCATCAAACCCTATGGAAGTTCTCAAGATCTACCAAATCGTTTACCAAGCTTGTCCTTACATCAAATTTGCACACTTTACGGCTAACCAAGCGATTTTTGAGGCATTTGAGGCCGAAGAACGTGTCCATGTTATTGACCTAGATATTCTCCAGGGTTACCAATGGCCTGCTTTTATGCAGGCATTGGCTGCACGGTCCGGTGGTGCTCCGTTTCTTCGGATCACCGGTGTAGGACCGTGCATTGAATCGGTTAGGGAAACTGGACGATGTTTAAATGAGTTAGCTCATTCTCTTCGCATCCCCTTCGAGTTCCACCCAGTTGGAGAACAGCTTGAGGATCTAAAACCGCACATGTTTAACCGTCGTGTAGGCGAGGCATTAGCAGTTAACACTGTTAACCGCCTTCACCGTGTTCCCGGAAATCATCTCGGGAACCTATTGTCCATGATAAGGGACCAGGCACCGAACATAGTGACACTTGTCGAGCAAGAAGCGAGCCATAATGGACCATACTTTTTGGGCCGATTTCTCGAGGCCTTGCATTACTACTCAGCGATTTTCGACTCCTTGGATGCAACTTTTCCAGTGGAGTCGGCACCTAGGGCAAAGGTGGAGCAGTATATATTTGCACCGGAGATTCGGAACATTGTGGCGTGCGAAGGGGAGGAGAGGATAGAGAGGCATGAAAGGTTGGAGAAATGGAGGAAGATAATGGAAGGGAAAGGGTTCAAAGGAGTGCCTTTAAGTCCTAATGCGGTGACTCaatcaaggatattgttggGTTTGTATTCATGTGATGGTTATAGGTTAACTGAGGATAAGGGTTGCTTGTTGCTTGGGTGGCAAGACAGAGCCATCATTGCAGCTTCTGCATGGCGATGCTGA
- the LOC123891444 gene encoding membrane-anchored ubiquitin-fold protein 4 — translation MPEEELVELKFRLYDGSDIGPFRYSPTSTVSMLKERIFSEWPKDKKIIPKAAIDIKLINAGKILENNKTVGQCKVPFGELKGVITMHVVVQPSLAKSKTEKKLDDTPRKHFCGCSIL, via the exons ATGCCTGAAGAAGAATTGGTAGAGCTGAAGTTCCGTTTATACGATGGATCGGATATTGGACCGTTTCGATACTCACCAACTTCAACTGTTTCTATGCTCAAGGAAAGGATTTTCTCTGAATGGCCAAAAg ACAAGAAAATTATACCGAAGGCAGCTATTGACATAAAACTCATAAATGCTGGCAAAATTTTGGAGAACAACAAGACGGTTGGCCAGTGTAAAGTACCTTTTGGCGAGCTTAAGGGTGTTATCACCATGCATGTTGTCGTTCAGCCATCTTTGGCAAAATCAAAAACAG AGAAAAAACTAGATGACACACCCAGAAAACATTTTTGTGGGTGTTCAATTTTGTGA
- the LOC123891445 gene encoding glutaredoxin-C5-like: protein MHYQTASWGTYMTQTRMLMDDPLERIERLASENAVVIFSISTCCMCHAIKRLFCGMGVNPAVHELDEDPRGKELERALMRLLGTSNVVPVVFIGGKLIGTMDRVMACHINGSLVPLLKQAGALWL, encoded by the coding sequence ATGCATTACCAAACAGCATCATGGGGAACCTACATGACACAAACAAGAATGCTAATGGATGATCCATTAGAGAGAATAGAAAGACTAGCATCAGAAAATGCTGTGGTAATTTTCAGCATAAGTACATGTTGTATGTGTCATGCTATTAAGAGATTGTTTTGTGGAATGGGAGTTAATCCAGCTGTTCATGAACTTGATGAAGATCCAAGAGGAAAAGAACTTGAAAGAGCACTTATGAGACTACTTGGTACTTCAAATGTTGTTCCTGTTGTTTTCATTGGTGGGAAACTTATTGGTACTATGGATAGAGTCATGGCTTGTCATATTAATGGTTCTCTTGTTCCTCTTCTCAAACAAGCTGGTGCTCTTTGgctttga